One Actinomyces marmotae DNA window includes the following coding sequences:
- a CDS encoding HEPN domain-containing protein: protein MAENKLVVGEPRLCYLIHGSSDTPETVVMLQDTGDAITVTFPISGMASPQCRPHDRWWSPHIEFEDDPDRTKYSYSPPPVMIVYDDAGPVVLVGCHATGRARQTTIAGKGVLVVDFAILGGRTLNYDQINGMRTTSSAYRKWLSGSSINIETHSDDAGRLESLTMTLRRVDGENLSRKLNLSTHYDSTSTPTTDGYNIRESLTFQTSVAHPRKLREHLDIHLSILDLVSLAAWKNCTFKTIRVNRKDDPLTAPSGKGVHERWLEVLSHQSPGDDLTDCKARFLFFHGDMAPNGIDQWLGLREDYGRALDYLMRILRSGHTWSPQSAVMSGIALEQLGYLIEVQQNQGARLNDRGQLSFKDALEVILKDMDTLPLKEDEVEDWKERCRNVYMGAKHGDREETDHLTTLNTLRENLLVLRYWVAQRLGVSGEILDRNLPQDPLHSGFVSEELT from the coding sequence ATGGCCGAGAACAAGCTAGTCGTGGGCGAGCCGCGACTGTGCTACCTCATCCACGGGAGTTCAGACACGCCAGAAACCGTTGTCATGCTCCAAGACACGGGCGACGCCATCACCGTCACTTTCCCAATCTCGGGAATGGCCTCGCCTCAGTGCCGCCCTCACGATCGGTGGTGGTCACCTCATATCGAGTTCGAAGACGATCCCGACCGAACGAAGTACAGTTATTCGCCACCGCCTGTCATGATAGTCTATGACGACGCCGGCCCTGTCGTGCTCGTCGGCTGCCACGCAACGGGAAGGGCGCGCCAAACAACTATCGCGGGCAAGGGCGTGCTTGTGGTCGATTTCGCGATTCTCGGAGGCCGAACCCTCAATTACGACCAGATCAACGGGATGCGGACAACAAGTTCAGCATACAGAAAGTGGCTCTCCGGATCGTCAATCAATATCGAGACACATAGTGACGATGCAGGCCGGCTTGAATCCTTGACCATGACGCTTCGCCGGGTAGATGGCGAGAACCTGTCCCGAAAACTCAATCTATCCACTCATTACGATTCGACCTCGACACCCACCACCGATGGTTACAACATCCGTGAGTCACTGACTTTCCAGACATCCGTCGCCCACCCCCGAAAACTGCGCGAGCACCTCGACATTCATCTCAGCATTCTCGACCTTGTTTCCCTCGCCGCATGGAAGAACTGCACCTTCAAAACGATCCGAGTCAATCGCAAAGATGATCCACTGACAGCACCCTCAGGCAAGGGTGTTCACGAGCGCTGGCTGGAGGTCCTCTCCCATCAGTCACCAGGCGACGACCTGACCGACTGCAAAGCCCGTTTTCTGTTTTTCCACGGAGATATGGCCCCAAACGGCATCGACCAATGGCTCGGTCTGCGAGAGGACTATGGTCGCGCTCTCGACTATCTTATGCGGATCCTGCGCTCGGGACACACATGGTCACCGCAGAGCGCCGTCATGAGCGGCATCGCCCTGGAACAGCTCGGCTACCTCATCGAGGTCCAACAGAATCAAGGTGCTCGACTCAACGACCGCGGACAATTGTCCTTCAAGGATGCGCTCGAGGTCATCCTCAAAGACATGGATACGCTCCCTCTTAAGGAGGACGAGGTTGAGGACTGGAAGGAGCGTTGCCGCAATGTTTATATGGGGGCGAAGCACGGCGACCGGGAAGAGACCGACCATCTGACCACGCTCAATACGCTTCGCGAGAACCTCCTGGTCCTGCGTTACTGGGTCGCCCAACGCCTGGGGGTCAGTGGCGAGATCCTTGACCGCAACCTGCCGCAGGACCCACTTCATAGCGGATTCGTGTCGGAGGAGTTAACATAA
- the drmB gene encoding DUF1998 domain-containing protein, translated as MNQGTAQGNEPDATVIEDEHTAVDPLGDGDRLAADQAKKNYAKVGSARPTTLLYTYGPGAVIDLPHLTIMPAGLDDWERIWRRRDSAPVTVHAPRLLETVQLMLGHQVGELRRFPWQPTRPGRRREGDDLGVPARIFPQWLRCTGCDLLAPVSRFVAGYSNTHPYRPDQAVFEHLNCPGRGRRRSGSRPTGSAGRKQGKRRSPCVPARYLLACPTGHLDEFPYDWWVHEGAHCTKAPNPELEMRDTSQRGATAIISCRACGASRPMSQAQGEEGRSRLPRCRGRHPHLGFFDPQGCQAEPRVMLVGASNLWFATTQSIIDMPRLDPAEVERDRVAALSRALGEDRENVGENVSTARMLLKRGNAEAVGLLGLSDDDLTGLLRKLAAPAESEEARLRRREEWNPVDLLVPEWNYLQQEPVGERHEDPASGLVVSPRQLGAMPSGVGRVLAVDRLRKVNAVLGFTRIDDFDRIDDTGARLVSLARGGRPTWVPATEDRGEGIFLQLDEHAVAAWEARVLDSPLWAAHREAHRRNVERRFSETAKEVNPDERFVPPRYWLVHTLAHALIREMAMSSGYGAASITERIYAWVASESRPAAAGMLLTTTASDSDGTLGGLVALSAPDRLAQVVNAALTGMMRCSSDPVCARRVPQDPEDFLHGAACHCCTMVSETSCERSNRFLDRRFVVPLAGDYTVDGRTVTSADLAFFRDVRLG; from the coding sequence GTGAACCAGGGCACCGCGCAGGGGAACGAGCCTGACGCCACCGTGATCGAGGACGAGCACACCGCCGTCGACCCCCTGGGTGACGGTGACCGTCTCGCCGCCGATCAGGCGAAGAAGAACTATGCGAAGGTCGGCTCCGCCAGGCCCACGACGCTGCTGTACACCTACGGACCCGGTGCTGTCATCGACCTGCCGCACCTCACGATCATGCCTGCTGGCTTGGATGACTGGGAGCGCATCTGGCGGCGCCGGGACTCCGCCCCCGTCACCGTCCACGCGCCCCGCCTCCTGGAGACCGTTCAGCTCATGCTCGGCCACCAGGTCGGTGAGCTGCGCCGCTTCCCCTGGCAGCCCACCCGGCCAGGACGGCGCCGCGAGGGCGATGACCTGGGCGTGCCCGCGAGGATCTTCCCCCAGTGGCTGCGCTGCACCGGCTGTGATCTGCTCGCGCCGGTCAGCCGCTTCGTGGCCGGGTACTCCAACACCCACCCCTACCGCCCAGACCAGGCCGTCTTCGAGCATCTCAACTGCCCCGGGCGCGGCCGGCGTCGATCCGGCTCACGCCCCACGGGATCGGCGGGGCGGAAACAGGGGAAGCGCCGGTCCCCGTGCGTGCCCGCGCGCTACCTGCTGGCCTGCCCCACCGGACACCTCGACGAGTTCCCCTACGACTGGTGGGTGCACGAGGGGGCGCACTGCACCAAGGCCCCCAATCCCGAGCTGGAGATGCGCGACACGTCCCAGCGCGGAGCCACCGCGATCATTTCTTGCCGAGCCTGCGGGGCCAGCCGTCCCATGTCTCAGGCCCAGGGCGAGGAGGGACGCAGCCGGCTGCCGCGCTGCCGCGGACGCCACCCGCACCTGGGATTCTTCGACCCCCAGGGGTGCCAGGCTGAGCCCAGGGTCATGCTCGTGGGAGCCTCCAACCTCTGGTTCGCCACCACCCAGTCCATCATCGACATGCCCAGGCTCGACCCCGCCGAGGTTGAGCGGGACCGAGTGGCGGCGCTCAGCAGGGCACTCGGGGAGGACCGTGAGAACGTCGGGGAGAACGTGTCCACAGCCCGGATGCTCCTCAAGCGCGGTAACGCCGAGGCTGTGGGACTGCTTGGTCTCAGCGACGACGACCTCACCGGCCTGCTGAGGAAGCTCGCGGCTCCGGCTGAGAGCGAGGAGGCCCGGCTGCGCCGCCGTGAGGAGTGGAACCCGGTGGACCTCCTCGTCCCGGAGTGGAACTACCTCCAGCAGGAGCCGGTGGGTGAGCGACACGAGGACCCCGCCAGTGGGCTTGTGGTCTCGCCCCGTCAACTTGGGGCGATGCCGAGCGGGGTCGGCCGGGTCCTCGCCGTCGACCGGCTGAGGAAGGTCAACGCCGTCCTCGGCTTTACACGCATTGACGACTTCGACCGCATCGATGACACCGGAGCGCGGCTCGTGTCTCTTGCCCGAGGAGGCCGCCCGACCTGGGTACCCGCCACGGAGGACCGCGGTGAAGGGATCTTCCTCCAGCTCGATGAGCATGCAGTTGCCGCCTGGGAGGCGCGGGTGCTCGACAGTCCGCTGTGGGCGGCGCATCGGGAGGCGCACCGGCGGAACGTGGAGCGGCGCTTCTCAGAGACCGCCAAGGAGGTCAATCCTGATGAGCGTTTCGTCCCGCCGCGCTACTGGCTGGTGCACACGCTCGCTCATGCGCTGATCCGTGAGATGGCAATGTCGTCGGGCTACGGTGCTGCTTCGATCACCGAACGCATCTACGCCTGGGTGGCGAGTGAGTCGCGGCCCGCAGCGGCCGGGATGCTGCTGACGACGACGGCCTCCGACTCCGACGGGACGCTCGGCGGGCTTGTCGCCCTGTCCGCGCCCGACCGTCTCGCCCAGGTGGTCAATGCCGCACTCACAGGAATGATGCGCTGCTCATCGGACCCGGTGTGTGCCAGGCGCGTGCCGCAGGATCCCGAGGACTTCCTTCACGGTGCCGCCTGCCACTGCTGCACGATGGTCTCGGAGACCTCCTGCGAGCGGTCGAATCGGTTCCTCGACCGGCGTTTTGTTGTCCCATTGGCCGGGGATTACACGGTAGACGGCAGAACGGTGACCTCTGCGGATCTGGCGTTCTTCCGCGATGTCCGGCTCGGGTGA
- a CDS encoding phospholipase D-like domain-containing protein, with product MLGALLTGTEAEGIATRLAAGATLSQALVVVPAERRVRARKLFEAAGLGPRGRERSIAVLSAIAGAASRMRVAEPVWTAPAGLLGAGALTGDVFGMVSSAMTSVVCTTYNLQPSSALWRALTVLVRERPGVAVRLYVDAQAADGWFARTDGQYARRHGGGAGSEGGSRGAQGLSTDKMAQLLPGAAVLRTRAPGEGERPVTSHAKFLSVDHRFLLVGSANFSYSAEERNIELGLRVDDPALAANVEKQMRDLESSVYERVEV from the coding sequence ATGCTCGGCGCTCTTCTCACCGGCACCGAGGCGGAGGGGATCGCTACGCGCCTGGCTGCCGGTGCGACGCTCAGCCAAGCGCTCGTCGTCGTCCCGGCGGAGCGCCGCGTTCGGGCCCGGAAACTGTTCGAGGCTGCTGGGCTCGGGCCCCGGGGGCGGGAGCGCAGCATTGCGGTCCTGTCTGCCATTGCCGGGGCAGCGAGCAGGATGCGCGTGGCCGAACCCGTATGGACGGCGCCTGCGGGCCTGTTGGGCGCGGGCGCCCTCACGGGAGACGTCTTCGGCATGGTGAGCAGTGCGATGACGTCGGTCGTCTGCACCACCTACAATCTGCAGCCCTCCTCCGCGTTGTGGAGAGCGCTCACGGTGCTGGTGCGGGAGCGGCCTGGCGTGGCGGTGCGGTTGTATGTCGATGCGCAGGCAGCTGATGGGTGGTTTGCAAGGACGGATGGCCAATATGCCCGGCGTCATGGTGGCGGGGCGGGTTCGGAGGGCGGATCGCGAGGTGCGCAGGGGCTCAGTACTGACAAGATGGCGCAGTTGCTTCCGGGCGCCGCCGTGCTGCGAACACGGGCACCGGGCGAGGGTGAACGGCCAGTGACGAGTCATGCGAAGTTTCTCAGCGTGGATCACAGGTTCCTGCTGGTGGGTAGCGCGAACTTCTCCTACAGCGCCGAGGAGCGCAACATCGAGCTCGGCCTGCGCGTGGACGATCCAGCCTTAGCGGCGAATGTGGAGAAGCAGATGCGGGACCTGGAGTCCAGTGTGTATGAGCGGGTAGAAGTCTGA